The segment GCAGGCGTTTTTCTTGACACATCCGTGTAACGGCGGCTAGTATTTCCACGGCGCTGGCGGGCCAGCGTCGAAAGCCGAGGCCGCGCACTCGCGGTCTTTTTTTATGTTCAGGCCCATTGCAAGGCAGGAAAAGTACGATGCGTATCACAGGCAAGGTCAAGTGGTTCAACAACGCCAAGGGCTACGGTTTCATTGAGCGAGACGGCGGCTCCGACGTGTTCGTGCACTTCTCGGCCGTCCAGGGAAACGGCTTCCGGACACTCGAGGAGGGTCAGGCGGTCGAGTTCGAAATCGTTGACGGCCCGAAAGGCCCGCAGGCCGGTAACGTGACCAAAGCCGCCTAGTTTCGCCCGGAGAGGCGGTGTCCACGCCGCCTCTCCCCTCCGACGATTCAGCCCTTCTCTCCGTCCTTCAAGCCCCGCACCGTAAAGTTTACCTTTCCTTCGCTGACCGTCACGCGGAAACCGACCTCGGCCGTGCCATCGGCGCGCACCTTGGTCACCTGATCCTTGACCAGCGCCGCGAAGCGATGGAACGGCACGATGTCGTCGCCGGCCTCGCGTCGCGCGTCCATGAGGGAGTCGTACAGGGACTGGAGCTTGTCCATCTCCCGCATCGGGTCCTGGAAGGACGTCGTGTGGACGACCTGCGCCTTCGACCTCTCCTCGCGCCGCGGCATTTTCGGCGGCGGCGCGGCAAACGGACCGGCGCGGCCTTCTTCGCGCGAGCGCAGTCCGCGGTCCCAGAGATCGAC is part of the Vicinamibacterales bacterium genome and harbors:
- a CDS encoding cold-shock protein; translated protein: MRITGKVKWFNNAKGYGFIERDGGSDVFVHFSAVQGNGFRTLEEGQAVEFEIVDGPKGPQAGNVTKAA